A region from the Hyalangium minutum genome encodes:
- a CDS encoding tetratricopeptide repeat protein yields the protein MPLLYQRRMSDARLEQFKQMVAEFPDSPMAQFSLGKAYLERRQYAEAAKTLEEAVRLDPQYAAAMVSLGDAYAGAGQADKAREVFAQAKEKALAQNHPGLAEEIDERVADLG from the coding sequence ATGCCTCTCCTCTATCAGAGGCGCATGAGCGATGCCCGGTTGGAGCAGTTCAAGCAGATGGTGGCCGAGTTCCCCGACTCCCCCATGGCCCAGTTTTCTCTCGGCAAGGCCTACCTGGAGCGGCGGCAGTACGCCGAGGCGGCCAAGACCCTGGAGGAGGCGGTGCGGTTGGATCCGCAGTACGCGGCGGCGATGGTGTCCCTGGGGGATGCCTACGCGGGGGCGGGGCAGGCAGACAAGGCGCGCGAGGTGTTCGCCCAGGCCAAGGAGAAGGCGCTGGCGCAGAACCACCCAGGTCTGGCGGAGGAGATCGACGAGCGGGTCGCGGACCTGGGGTAG